The Henckelia pumila isolate YLH828 chromosome 2, ASM3356847v2, whole genome shotgun sequence genome includes a window with the following:
- the LOC140883113 gene encoding rho GTPase-activating protein 5-like — protein sequence MTELMRSPQHLPSSSGSIGGFSRRNRGRNEKLCTQIRGKEEEEEEDQVSVLAVLVTVFRKSLVGCSSDNSGAEEKHMMEIGWPTNVKHVAHVTFDRFNGFLGLPVEFEPQVPRMPPSASTRVFGVSTESMQLSFDSRGNCVPSILLMMQGRLYSQGGLKMEGIFRINPENSREEYVREQLNNGVIPDDIDVHCLAGLIKAWFRELPTGVLDSLSTDLVMQARSEDEYTQLVRQLPPTDAALLDWSINLMADVATMEHLNKMNARNIAVVFAPNMTQMSDPLTALMYAVQVMNFLKILILKTLRERKDYSVEVGPTPQLEPSDEDCHKIMPKPRDFEAREPPSNHAISFCPQADSKTGNGTHTFLSSIENILPDEKGLKFLEGVKVSAVTRSRRSNSNGIRKESRKSIPGRVIRSEETVRVNSQTEQVGTWR from the exons ATGACGGAGCTAATGCGTTCCCCACAACATCTGCCTTCATCTTCTGGCTCCATTGGTGGTTTTTCCAGAAGAAACAGAGGCCGTAACGAGAAGCTTTGTACACAAATACgaggaaaagaagaagaagaagaagaggatcAGGTGTCTGTTCTGGCTGTGTTGGTGACCGTTTTCAGGAAATCTTTGGTGGGTTGTAGTAGTGATAACAGTGGGGCAGAGGAGAAGCATATGATGGAGATTGGGTGGCCTACAAATGTGAAGCATGTTGCGCATGTCACCTTCGATAGATTCAATGGGTTTCTTGGGCTTCCTGTTGAATTTGAACCTCAAGTCCCCAGGATGCCTCCCAGTGCCAG TACGAGAGTTTTTGGAGTTTCCACGGAGTCCATGCAACTTTCATTCGATTCTAGAGGTAACTGCGTGCCTTCGATCCTACTGATGATGCAAGGACGATTGTATTCACAAGGTGGCCTTAAG ATGGAAGGAATCTTTAGAATTAATCCCGAAAACAGTCGGGAAGAGTATGTGAGGGAGCAACTAAACAATGGAGTAATTCCAGATGATATTGATGTTCATTGTTTAGCAGGTCTAATCAAG GCTTGGTTTAGAGAACTTCCTACAGGAGTGTTAGATTCTTTGTCTACGGATCTTGTAATGCAGGCACGGTCTGAAGATGAGTACACTCAGCTTGTGAGGCAACTTCCACCAACCGACGCTGCGCTGTTGGATTGGTCGATAAATCTCATGGCGGATGTTGCTACGATGGAACATTTGAACAAAATGAATGCTCGAAACATCGCTGTGGTTTTCGCTCCGAACATGACACAG ATGTCTGATCCTCTCACTGCACTGATGTATGCGGTCCAAGTgatgaattttctcaaaattctCATTCTTAAAACCTTGAGAGAAAGAAAGGACTATTCTGTAGAAGTCGGTCCAACGCCCCAACTCGAGCCTTCAGATGAAGATTGCCACAAAATCATGCCAAAGCCGAGAGATTTCGAGGCCAGAGAACCACCCTCAAATCACGCTATCAGTTTTTGTCCTCAAGCTGACTCGAAAACTGGAAACGGAACTCATACATTTCTAAGTTCCATTGAGAACATCTTACCTGATGAAAAGGGTCTGAAGTTTCTTGAAGGTGTCAAGGTAAGTGCAGTGACTCGATCGAGGCGGAGTAATTCAAATGGTATTAGGAAAGAATCAAGAAAAAGCATTCCAGGACGAGTTATTCGTTCTGAAGAAACCGTACGTGTAAATTCGCAAACAGAACAAGTGGGGACCTGGAGGTGA